The following is a genomic window from Butyricimonas faecihominis.
TTTGTAGATTTCAACTACATGAGGATTTTCACCGCGGCAAGGACCACACCATGAAGCCCAGAAATCGATTAATTTCACTTTACCCTTGATGTCATACAAAGAGATTGATTCTCCTTCTGGGGTAGTAATCGTGAAGTTCGGAGCGATTTGGCCAATAGCTGTGCTTTCTAATTTAGCGATTTGAGCAGCAATAGCTTTACCTTGTGCGCTAGCTTTTGCTTTTTCACCCAGTAAGTTATATCTTTCTTTCAACTGCTCGTATTCCATTTGTCCCATGCTGGATACGATAACGAAAGTTGAAACATAAGAATCCGGATTAGCTTTGATTAATTCAGTTTCTTTAGCTTGAGCATCCGTCATTAATTTTGCGTATGCTTCTTGTACAGCCTGCATTTTAGCCTGATCTCCATTAGCTGCTTGATATTCTTGTTGCAATTTCATGGCCTCTTGTTGAGTTGTCGTGTTGATAGCCATGAATTGGTCATATATTTTTTGACCTTCGCTACCAGTAACAGTTAATCCTGCCTGTCCAGCATTGACTGTAATATTTGCATTTTCTAACATGAATGGAATAGCTCCTCTTTGACCGATAACCATGATATAAGCACCGGTAGGTTCACTTACGTTTCCGGTAAATTCAAATGAACCGTTCTTCACGTCAGCTTTTGCTAAAGTGTCAAGGCTACTGCCATTAACAGTTGCGATAATAGCCTTACCGTCCGGCATTCCTTCTACCGTTCCGGTAACTTTGTAACCACTTTGGGCATTACATGCTGCAAGGGTCATACTTGCTGCAACGATTGATAATAAAAGTTTTCTCATGTGTTTTAGTTTTCTAAATATGAAATATTGTGTCTTTAATGAATCTTAGCTTTCATGAACCAGATTTCTTTAAAGGCAATGTTTATTCTTAATTTTGCGTATTTCTCCAAAATTTGGTTATTTCGGTGAGTTCCGCGCATTCCTAAATCAACGGCAACTCCCAACATCAACTCTTGGCGAGCCAAGCGAAGAGGCATTTGAGTTCCGACGGTTACGCCATAAGTGTTTATGTCGGTATAATTGAATCTGAGTTGCGAGCGAGTGAAATAGGCTCCGGCCGTGTATTTATTTCTTTGCCACCAATAACGTCCGGTCTCGTTGGGTTGTAATGATCCTCCAATGGCTGCTTTATGGTAATCTTGGAATTCTTGATTCGTTCCGAATTCTTCGTAAGCTGACATTCTTTGGAATGTGTAATCTCCTGCAAATACCCATTTTTTATTGTATTGATAGGAAGCTCCAACAATCATTCTGAAAGGAAAAAATACCTCTCCATTGTCCCAGCTTTCGTCGTTAACATTTATGATGGCACCGCTTGTATTACTAATTTTATTGGCAACAAAAGTTCTATTTCCATGCAATGATGTTCCAAAATTAAAACTACCTCCAAGCGTTAGTTCTGATTTTTTGGTTAATGGTAAGGGGATTTGAAAGCCTAATGTAAACAAACTACTATTGATGCGAGTTAAGGTTTGTGATTTAAGATAGTATCCACTTGTGGCAGGTTGCATCACAAGAGTTAGACGGTCTTCAACTTTACCGAATACATAAGAGGCATTTACCCCCACGGATAATCGTCCCAATTGATAAGCCACTCCTAAATAAGCCTCGTTCAATCCACCCAATCCCTCTAATTGCTGTACATAAAACATGGTAGGATCCTCTATTAAAGGATAGGAATAGATCAAATCGAATCCCCGGTCTGATCTCTGTATTAAACCTAGCGAAACGAATGTTTTTTTGTATACCCGGAATGCCATGTTTAGCGAGGCATTTTGAGCCACTTTATAGTTTGAATGATCTTTATAAGTAGAAACATCGACGTACTCTCCTGTGACACCCATTTGGAAGTAGAACCTCATTGAATCTAATGCCGTGTAAGATGCCGGGTTTAAGAAGTTGATATTATAATTATCCCTCATGGCAGCAGAAACTCCCCCCATTCCAGTATAGGCTCCGTAGTTATCAGGTAATAATCCAACTCCGAATTTGGAATAAGGGGTACCCATATTGTTTTGTCCCCATGCTCCGAGGGTAAAAAGTAATATTGCAATGCTTGTAAATATTTTTTTCATACTCATTGTTATAAACGGCAATAATTTTTTTACTAATAGTTCGCATAATAAATTCGTAATACCGGGGTCTTGTCAACGATAAGCCTTTGGAACGTGAGGTTGTTTGCTCCCACGAATGTATTGATTTCATCGACACCGACTTGTACTGGGCTACCTGCTAAACCGATTAGTAAATTAAGTTCCGGATCTATACCTCCGGTCCCGTTACTTACCATACTGTTATAATAATCCGTGATGTCTATTCTATATTTTCGGTCCTCTTTGTAGTTTGGGTTTGTTTCGAGATACCCGAATACCGAATTACCGGATAAATCGGTTAATTTTCCGGAGATTCTGGAATATTTGTCTAAAGTGAATACCTGAATTGTTGTAGGCTCCGGGATGTCTTCAAAGTTGTCAATTTTGGGTTCCAAAACAATTTCTACCTTTAAGATTGTCCGGTAGGGATTCACATCCGATTT
Proteins encoded in this region:
- a CDS encoding TlpA disulfide reductase family protein, with product MTLAACNAQSGYKVTGTVEGMPDGKAIIATVNGSSLDTLAKADVKNGSFEFTGNVSEPTGAYIMVIGQRGAIPFMLENANITVNAGQAGLTVTGSEGQKIYDQFMAINTTTQQEAMKLQQEYQAANGDQAKMQAVQEAYAKLMTDAQAKETELIKANPDSYVSTFVIVSSMGQMEYEQLKERYNLLGEKAKASAQGKAIAAQIAKLESTAIGQIAPNFTITTPEGESISLYDIKGKVKLIDFWASWCGPCRGENPHVVEIYKEYHPKGLEIFGVSLDNNKEAWVKAIADDGLVWKHGSDLKGWQSAPAQLYSVSGIPHTVLLDENNKIIAKNLRGDELKQKIAELLK